The Borreliella andersonii genome has a segment encoding these proteins:
- the jag gene encoding RNA-binding cell elongation regulator Jag/EloR — translation MSYEFYGKTEQEAIKKAMRDLELKEGEFDVEILDKERVGFLFKKEMIKIRVSPHIKEVKKGGFEIKIGDEICDKILEFVKEMLIKMGYSVHLTIEPKEGGYVKISIETDSPNILIGREGKNLDSLQLLTNVYASKLIGENGAFNRVILDIGDYRERFKSRFINLAINSFHKVKRTRRSILLPSMNPFERRIVHTTLNRYSDIKTESEGDGNIKRIRVSYVRNNRYGVNNSRSYQKKDFSFKK, via the coding sequence ATGAGCTATGAATTTTATGGAAAAACCGAACAAGAAGCAATAAAGAAAGCAATGAGAGATTTAGAATTGAAAGAAGGCGAGTTTGATGTAGAAATTTTAGATAAAGAAAGGGTTGGATTTTTATTTAAGAAAGAAATGATTAAGATACGGGTTTCTCCTCATATAAAGGAAGTTAAAAAAGGCGGCTTTGAAATTAAAATTGGTGATGAAATTTGTGATAAAATTTTAGAATTTGTAAAAGAAATGCTAATTAAAATGGGATACTCTGTACATTTGACAATAGAGCCCAAAGAAGGGGGATATGTGAAGATTTCTATTGAAACAGATAGTCCAAATATTTTGATTGGGCGAGAGGGTAAGAATTTAGATTCTTTGCAGCTTTTAACAAATGTTTATGCCTCTAAGCTTATTGGTGAAAATGGCGCTTTTAATAGGGTTATATTAGATATTGGAGATTATAGAGAACGATTTAAATCTAGGTTTATTAATTTAGCAATAAATTCTTTTCATAAAGTCAAGAGAACCAGGCGCTCTATTTTGTTGCCATCAATGAATCCTTTTGAAAGAAGGATTGTCCATACAACTTTAAATCGTTATAGTGACATAAAAACCGAAAGTGAGGGAGATGGAAATATAAAAAGAATAAGAGTCTCTTATGTTAGAAATAATAGGTATGGTGTTAACAATTCTCGTAGTTATCAGAAAAAAGATTTTAGTTTTAAAAAATAG
- the aspS gene encoding aspartate--tRNA ligase has protein sequence MFKVIKCNELNEKLINKKIEINAWVKKIRHHGKFIFLNIRDRYEKAQVLVNEERLLTIAEKIKLEYCIKIQGLLVKRPLNMINANMKTGHFEILAKNIEIISKCNELPFMIEDDNNASENSKLEYRYLDLRRDSLKNKIILRCQATHLIRNFLVKRKFLELETPTFVKSTPEGARDFIIPSRIHKGSFYALPQSPQLYKQLIMIAGFDKYFQIARCYRDEDSRGDRQPEFTQFDLEMSFVKKENIFKLIENMLFLIFKNCLNVNLPKKFKKITYKKAMNKYGSDKPDTRFELELQDISCNLKNSEFNIFKDALKNKGAIKILIVKDKADKFSRTKINNLEEIAKLYKAQGLYFVKMENNKFSGGISKFLKTEEKQLIKTYSLENNDIIFFTANNNWETACKAMGQIRIKIADDLELIDENKFEFLWVYDFPLFEYDENTKTYAPAHHMFSLPKKQYIDNLEKNPKKTIGEIYDLVLNGVELGSGSIRIHNRELQQRIFNIIGFQKEKSEDRFGFFLKALEYGAPNHGGIAIGIDRLIMLMTKSTSIKDVILFPKNSFAASPLDNSPSKISNEQLEELGINVVADDT, from the coding sequence ATGTTTAAAGTTATCAAATGTAATGAATTGAATGAAAAACTGATAAACAAAAAAATTGAAATAAATGCTTGGGTAAAAAAAATCAGACACCACGGAAAATTTATCTTTCTAAACATAAGAGACAGATATGAAAAAGCTCAAGTTCTGGTAAATGAAGAACGCCTTTTAACGATCGCAGAAAAAATAAAACTTGAATATTGCATTAAAATTCAAGGACTGTTGGTCAAAAGACCTCTTAACATGATAAATGCAAATATGAAAACAGGACATTTTGAAATATTGGCAAAAAACATTGAAATTATCTCAAAGTGTAATGAATTGCCATTTATGATAGAAGATGACAATAATGCAAGTGAAAACTCAAAACTTGAATATAGATATTTAGATTTAAGAAGAGATTCCTTGAAAAATAAAATTATTTTAAGATGTCAGGCTACTCATCTTATTAGAAATTTTTTAGTAAAAAGAAAATTTTTAGAGCTAGAAACTCCAACTTTTGTAAAATCAACACCAGAAGGTGCAAGAGATTTTATAATTCCATCAAGGATTCACAAAGGATCTTTTTATGCATTACCTCAATCTCCACAGCTTTACAAACAGCTTATAATGATAGCAGGATTTGACAAATACTTTCAGATAGCACGTTGCTATAGAGATGAAGATTCAAGGGGAGACAGACAACCAGAGTTCACACAGTTCGATCTTGAAATGAGCTTCGTCAAAAAAGAAAATATTTTTAAATTAATAGAAAATATGCTTTTTTTAATATTCAAAAATTGCCTTAATGTTAATTTACCTAAAAAATTCAAAAAAATAACATACAAAAAGGCAATGAACAAATATGGAAGCGATAAACCAGATACTAGATTTGAACTTGAATTACAAGATATAAGTTGCAATCTAAAAAATTCAGAATTTAATATATTCAAAGATGCTCTAAAAAACAAGGGAGCAATTAAAATTTTAATAGTAAAAGATAAGGCTGACAAATTTTCAAGAACAAAAATAAACAATTTAGAAGAAATTGCAAAACTTTACAAAGCACAAGGGCTTTATTTTGTAAAAATGGAAAACAATAAATTTTCCGGAGGAATTTCAAAATTTTTAAAAACAGAAGAAAAGCAATTAATAAAAACCTATTCTTTGGAAAATAATGACATAATTTTCTTTACAGCTAATAACAACTGGGAAACCGCATGTAAAGCAATGGGTCAAATTAGAATAAAAATTGCAGATGACCTTGAACTAATAGATGAAAATAAATTTGAATTTTTATGGGTCTACGATTTTCCACTATTTGAATATGACGAAAATACAAAAACCTATGCACCAGCCCACCACATGTTCTCACTTCCCAAAAAGCAATATATTGACAATTTGGAAAAAAATCCAAAAAAAACTATAGGTGAAATTTACGACCTTGTTTTAAATGGTGTAGAACTTGGTTCGGGTTCAATTAGAATACACAACAGAGAACTTCAACAAAGAATTTTCAATATAATAGGCTTTCAAAAAGAAAAATCAGAAGATAGATTTGGATTTTTTCTAAAAGCATTGGAATATGGAGCCCCTAATCATGGTGGTATTGCTATTGGCATTGATAGATTAATAATGCTGATGACAAAATCAACTTCAATAAAAGATGTAATACTGTTCCCTAAAAATTCTTTTGCAGCAAGCCCTCTTGATAATTCCCCCTCTAAAATCTCAAATGAACAACTCGAAGAACTGGGAATCAATGTTGTTGCTGATGACACTTAA
- a CDS encoding NAD-dependent epimerase, whose product MKIFLTGIAGFIGFHVAKKLVEEGHEILGIDILNDYYEPKFKHERLEALGFCSKDVKTHKIIKSEKYNNLSFGYLDILNKDKLLELFKDHKFTHVCHLAAQAGIRDSLENPDSYVSINIVGFFNVLDACRVYKENIEHFVYASTSSVYGVNENMPSSEDFITDHPLNLYAASKKSNEMMAHAYSASFNIPTTGLRFFTVYGTYGRPDMALYLFSDGIENGKSINIFNSGNMARDFTYVSDIVEGVYKVLKNPAKSDSNFDVKNPNPSTSSFPYRIYNIGTGHATKLLDFISELEVNFDKKALKNYMPMQKADVVESCCDILKLKNDVGYEAKISIKEGIKEFSQWYKMLEFTKKD is encoded by the coding sequence ATGAAGATTTTTTTAACCGGAATTGCGGGGTTTATTGGATTTCATGTAGCTAAAAAGCTTGTAGAAGAAGGGCATGAGATTTTGGGTATAGACATATTAAATGATTATTATGAGCCCAAATTTAAGCATGAAAGGTTAGAAGCTTTAGGGTTTTGTTCTAAGGATGTCAAAACGCATAAAATTATTAAGAGTGAAAAATACAATAATTTATCTTTTGGTTATCTTGATATCTTAAATAAAGATAAGCTGCTAGAACTTTTTAAAGATCATAAGTTTACACATGTTTGCCATTTGGCTGCTCAGGCGGGTATTAGAGATAGTCTTGAAAATCCTGATAGCTATGTTTCAATAAATATTGTTGGGTTTTTTAATGTTTTAGATGCATGCAGAGTTTATAAAGAAAACATCGAGCATTTTGTTTATGCTTCAACGTCATCGGTTTATGGTGTAAATGAAAATATGCCGTCTAGTGAAGATTTTATTACGGATCATCCTTTAAATTTATATGCAGCTAGTAAAAAATCTAATGAGATGATGGCGCATGCTTATAGTGCATCTTTTAATATTCCCACAACAGGGCTTAGATTTTTCACAGTTTATGGGACTTATGGAAGACCCGACATGGCTTTATATTTATTTTCAGATGGAATTGAAAATGGTAAATCCATTAATATTTTTAACAGTGGAAATATGGCTAGAGATTTTACATATGTGAGTGACATTGTAGAAGGTGTTTACAAAGTTTTGAAAAATCCAGCTAAGAGTGATAGTAATTTTGACGTTAAAAATCCAAATCCGTCAACATCTTCTTTTCCTTACAGAATATATAATATAGGAACCGGACACGCAACTAAATTGTTAGATTTTATTAGCGAACTCGAAGTAAATTTTGATAAAAAGGCCTTAAAAAATTATATGCCTATGCAAAAAGCAGATGTTGTAGAAAGTTGTTGTGATATTTTAAAGCTTAAAAATGATGTTGGGTATGAGGCTAAAATTTCTATTAAAGAAGGAATAAAAGAATTTTCACAGTGGTATAAAATGTTGGAGTTTACCAAGAAGGATTGA
- the fbaA gene encoding class II fructose-bisphosphate aldolase produces the protein MGVLDKIKPGVVYGKELHFLYEICKKEGFAIPSINCIGTNSINAVLEAAKEINSPIMIQFSNSGAAFISGKGLKMERPQGVSIVGAISGAMHVHLMAEHYGVPVVLHTDHCAKNLLPWVEGLLEYGEKYYNQYKRPLFSSHMLDLSEEPIKENIEISKKFLERMAKIEMFLEIELGITGGEEDGVDNSDRSLHELFSTPEDIYYGYSELLKVSPNFQIAAAFGNVHGVYKPGNVKLTPKVLKDGQDYIISKTGVNISKPVSYVFHGGSGSTIDEINEALSHGVVKMNIDTDTQWAAWEGVLNYYKKNENRLQGQLGDGKDIDIPNKKFYDPRVWLREAEISMKDRVKIACKNLNNVNRN, from the coding sequence ATGGGTGTTTTAGACAAGATTAAACCAGGTGTGGTTTATGGAAAGGAACTACATTTTTTATATGAAATATGTAAAAAGGAAGGATTTGCTATTCCTTCTATTAATTGTATAGGAACAAACTCTATTAATGCAGTTTTGGAAGCAGCAAAAGAAATTAATTCTCCTATTATGATACAATTTTCTAATAGTGGCGCGGCTTTTATTTCTGGGAAAGGGTTAAAGATGGAAAGACCACAAGGAGTTTCAATAGTTGGAGCTATTTCTGGTGCTATGCATGTTCATTTAATGGCAGAGCACTATGGTGTTCCTGTTGTTCTTCATACTGATCACTGTGCTAAAAATTTGCTTCCTTGGGTTGAAGGGCTTTTAGAGTATGGAGAGAAATACTATAACCAGTACAAAAGACCATTATTTTCTTCACATATGTTAGATTTATCAGAAGAACCTATTAAAGAAAATATTGAAATTTCTAAAAAATTCTTAGAAAGAATGGCAAAAATTGAAATGTTTTTAGAAATAGAGCTTGGAATTACGGGTGGGGAAGAGGATGGAGTTGATAATTCAGATAGATCTTTGCATGAACTATTTTCTACCCCTGAAGATATTTATTATGGATATTCAGAACTTTTAAAAGTTAGCCCAAATTTTCAGATTGCAGCAGCTTTTGGGAATGTTCATGGAGTATATAAACCAGGGAATGTTAAACTTACTCCAAAAGTTTTAAAAGATGGTCAAGATTATATCATATCAAAAACAGGAGTAAATATTTCTAAGCCAGTTTCTTATGTTTTTCATGGAGGGTCTGGGTCTACAATTGATGAGATTAATGAAGCACTTTCTCATGGCGTTGTAAAGATGAATATTGATACAGACACGCAGTGGGCTGCCTGGGAGGGCGTTTTAAATTATTATAAAAAGAATGAAAATCGTTTGCAGGGTCAATTGGGAGATGGCAAGGACATTGATATTCCAAATAAGAAATTTTATGATCCAAGAGTTTGGTTGAGAGAAGCTGAGATTTCTATGAAAGACCGTGTGAAGATTGCATGCAAAAATCTTAATAATGTTAATAGGAATTAA